Proteins co-encoded in one Callospermophilus lateralis isolate mCalLat2 chromosome 2, mCalLat2.hap1, whole genome shotgun sequence genomic window:
- the Cdc42ep2 gene encoding cdc42 effector protein 2 — translation MSTKVPIYLKRGSRKGKKEKLRDLLSSDMISPPLGDFRHTIHIGSGGGGDMFGDISFLQGKFHLLPGTAVEESEEDGSFALPFQFTRTATMCGRELPVGPLLPIEPSPLLKNAISLPVIGGPQALTLPTAQAPPKPPRLHLEVQPSPQEAGNVDIWRTPEAGSPHNGLTPESGAEEPFLSHGSSLLSLHVDLGPSILDDVLQIMDQDLDGVQIPT, via the coding sequence ATGTCCACAAAGGTCCCCATCTATCTGAAGCGTGGCAGTCGCAAGGGCAAGAAGGAGAAGCTGCGGGACCTACTGTCCTCGGACATGATCAGCCCACCACTAGGGGACTTCCGTCATACCATTCATATCGGCAGTGGAGGTGGCGGGGACATGTTTGGGGACATCTCCTTCCTGCAGGGCAAGTTCCACCTTCTGCCCGGAACTGCAGTTGAGGAGTCGGAGGAGGACGGCAGCTTTGCCCTTCCCTTCCAGTTCACGCGCACTGCCACCATGTGTGGCCGGGAGCTCCCCGTGGGGCCATTGCTTCCCATCGAGCCATCGCCTCTACTCAAGAATGCCATCTCCCTCCCTGTCATTGGGGGGCCCCAGGCCCTCACCCTGCCCACAGCCCAGGCCCCACCCAAGCCCCCTCGCCTGCACCTGGAGGTGCAGCCTTCCCCACAGGAGGCAGGAAATGTGGACATCTGGAGGACTCCAGAGGCTGGCTCGCCCCACAACGGGCTGACTCCAGAGTCAGGGGCCGAGGAGCCCTTCCTGTCCCACGGCAGCTCCCTGCTGTCCCTGCACGTGGACCTAGGGCCGTCCATCCTGGACGATGTTCTCCAGATCATGGATCAGGACCTGGACGGCGTGCAGATCCCCACATAG